CGCAATATTCGATGTCATCTGTTTTACTCGTACGTCTTAAGTGTCAATAAACACATGAAAGGATCGGCTGTGGCCCAAGAGTATCACGGCCACCCCGCAGTTTCATGCCGGGTGGCCTGCCATGCCGCGTTTTGCCTGCGACCTAAGCTTCCATTCCATCAAAGGGTTGATAGCGAATCTCGTTGATAAACCATTCTTTTCGCCCTGAAGGGGTTTGTACCACCACTTCATCGTCCACCTGTTTGCCGATGAGGGCTCTGGCCATGGGCGAATCTATGGTGATATAGCCCTTTTTGGTGTCTATTTCATCCTTGCCAACAATGCGGTAGCGCACCACAGCCCCTTCATCATTTTCCAGCTCCACCCAGGCGCCAAAGAAGACCTTGCCTTCCTGTTGGGGCGAATAGTCAACGATTTTAAGTACTTCAAGACGTTTGATGAGATAGCGCACCCGGCTGTCTATTTGCCTGAGCAGGCGCTTGTTGTAGGTGTAATCGGCGTTCTCGGAGCGATCGCCCTGGGCTGCCGCTTCCTGCACCTTGAGGGTGATTTCGGGACGGTATTCCTTCCACAGGTACTTGAGCTCTTTGTCCAGAGCTTCCCAGCCCTTGCGGGTAATGAGATGGGCTTTTTCTGTCATGGATATCTTGCATGGCCAACAAATCTTGAGACAGGGTTCCAGAACCTTGACTGGCTTTCAAGCCCTGTGGTGTTCAGATGATTATTGAATGTTACAAAGTCCCGGGTGCTTTTTGCGTACAAAGTGGCTAAATTTAGGATATTCGGTCACTTTTTCGGTTAAGATTCCGAAAACTTGCGTGCCAATTTGAGGGGAAGGATACATGGGACAGGAAACCTCCAAGATTCTGGTCGTTGATGATGATATGAGACTCAGAGCCCTGCTGGAGCGCTATCTGGTGGAGCAGGGATTTCAGGTCAGGGCAGCTGCCAATGCCGAGCAAATGGACCGGCTGCTGGAGCGCGAGAATTTTCATTTGCTGGTATTGGATTTGATGCTGCCCGGTGAGGATGGCCTGTCTATTTGCCGGCGTCTGCGTCAGACCGGCAGCCCCCTGCCCATCATCATGCTTACCGCCAAAGGCGATGAAGTCGACCGCATTATCGGCCTTGAGCTGGGAGCCGACGATTACCTGCCCAAACCCTTTAATCCACGGGAACTGCTGGCCCGCATCAAAGCCGTGATGCGCCGTCAGACCCAGGAAATCCCCGGTGCACCGGCGCAGCAGGAAGAAGAAGTGGGTTTTGGTGAGTTTCATCTCAATCTGGCGACCCGCGAAATGTATCGCGGTGACGAGTCCATTGCGCTCACCAGCGGTGAGTTTGCCGTGCTCAAGGTATTGGTGACACATCCACGTGAACCCCTCTCCCGGGATAAGCTGATGAACCTGGCGCGGGGCCGCGATTATTCGGCACTGGAGCGCTCCATCGACGTGCAGGTGTCCCGCCTTCGACGCCTGATTGAAAAAGATCCCGCCAATCCAAGGTATATCCAAACCGTGTGGGGCCTGGGGTATGTGTTTGTACCCGACGGCAGCGCCCGTCGTTAAGCCCGGAGCCGGATCATGAAACTTCGCTGGTGGCAGCGCTTGCTGCCCCGCAGCGCCTTCAGTCAAACCGTGATGCTGATAGGCTGTTTACTGTTGATTAATCAGCTGTTTTCCTATGTGTCTGTGGCGCTTTACGTCATCAAACCCAGCTATCAGCAAATCAACCAGCTCATTGCCAGGCAAATCAATTTTCTGTTTACCGAAGAGGCGGTCATTGGCCGCGAATACCTGAGTCTGGTGGATGCCCTCAATGCCAAGGTCGGCGATGGCAGCATGCACGTTTTCAACCAAAAGCAGGCCAAGGAAGCCGGAATAGACAACGCCACCTATTACGGGTTGCTGTCGAATCAGATGTCAGAATACCTCGGCGGCAATGCGGAAGTCCGCATCACCCAGGGCGAGACAGTGCAAATTTGGATCCGCCCGCCACAGGCACCCAGTGTTTGGATACGGGTACCCCTGTCGAGTTTCAACGAACTGGAAATGTCGCTGCTGACCCTGTACCTGATGGTCATTGGCGCGCTCAGTGTGGCCGGTGGCTGGCTGTTTGCCCGCCGCCAGAGCAAGCCCCTCAAGGCACTGCAGAAGGCGGCCATCAATGTGTCGCGGGGAGAATACCCCGAAGCCATTCCCCCTGCCGGCTCCAGCGAAATTGTGGAAGTGACCCACGCCTTTAACCAGATGGCCCACAGCATGCGGATGCTGGAGCAGGACAGGGCACTGATGATGGCGGGTATCTCCCACGATCTGCGCACTCCCCTCACCCGCATTCGTCTGGCCTCGGAAATGATGGTAGATGAGGATGCCTACCTCAGAGATGGCATCATCGCCGACATCGATGATATGAACGCCATCATCAATCAGTTCATCGCCTATATACGCCAGGATCAGGAAGCAGTATGGGAGAAAGCCGATATCAATCAGTTGGTAAGCGAGTATGCCCAGGCCGAGTCCAAACGAGATGGGGTAATTGAGCTGGCACTCGGCTCCTGTCAGGCGATCCCGGTGCAGGTTATCGCCATCAAACGGGTACTGGGTAATCTGGTGGAAAACGCCTTCCGCTACGGTCGGGGCTGGATACGCATCTCAACCCGAATGGAAAAGTCGGCCTTGGTACTGACGGTGGAAGACAACGGCCCCGGCATTCCTGTTGATCAAATCCCCAAACTCTTTCAACCCTTTACCCAGGGCGACATGGCCCGCGGCAGTCTGGGCTCAGGTCTGGGGCTGGCCATTATCAAGCGAATCGTGGACAGGCATCAGGGCAAGGTGAAACTCAGCAACCGGGTTGAAGGCGGTCTGAAAGCAGAGGTATTTTTACCGCTGGAATAAGTCAGCTTCATAAAATTGTCATCCAACCGTCATAAGCTGATGAAAATCGGCCTTAAACGTGAATCCGGATGAAAATCTCGACCCTGTCTCTGGGCGCATCTGCCCTGCTGTTGGTACTGGCAAGCCTGATGGCCGCCACCCTGTTGTGGACCAGCAATCAGCGTCAGCAACTGGAATTTCAAACCAGCGAACTCAATCGACTGCAGCAGCATTTTGTAATTGATGTCAGGCGCTTACTGGAATCATACCTCACAAGTGGCGATGCCAGTCGTTTGGAGGCCGCCCGCAATCAATTGGCCGACATGAGCACATCGCTGACAGTATTGGAGCCCTCCCAGGCCGAATCGCTGGCAAGCCGACTCGACACCTTTGGCAGCGAACTCGATGGCAAATACCGCGCAGCCGGCAAACTGGCCGGTAATCCACGCCAGTTGTTGTCCCACGCCGAGACGGAGCTGCTCGACTTTAACCGCCTTTTGGCCGCCTATGCCCGTGAAGGCCTGGAAACTTCGCCCGATAAGGCGAGCCAACTCCTTGCACTCACTGCCGAACTGCCACCACTGGTTTATGGATTATCTCAGCAAACCCACGGCTATCTTATTGACAAAGATACTCGCCTGAAGGGCATTCTGGATTCGAGTCTGGACAGCCTCGAACAATGGCGCGCCGCGCTCACCAACGCCCCCTTGCTTGGTCTGCTGGAGACCATAGATGAAGATGCCCTGATGCCCGGCGAAGAACCTCCACCGGCACAGGACAGGGCCGAAAGCCTGATAGCCGAACTCGACAGTCTCAGCGGACGCTACCGCCGTGAAATAGACAATACCCACAAGCTGCTGACCGACAACCAACAAACCCAGGCAGCACTGCGATCTGCCATCGCCGATACCGAAAGCCTGCTGCTCGCCATGGTTGACGAGCAGCATCTACGCAGCCAACACCTCAAGCAACAAATGCAGCTTATTCTCTATGCCATGGCAGCGGCGCTGGCTATCTATGCGTTCTTCTATCTGGTGATACAACAAAAAAGGGTGGTCAAGCCGCTAAAACGGCTCAATCAGGCCTTTATGCAACTCACTGAAACCGGCCAGCGGCAGCAACTGGATGTCCGCAGCCGCTGTGAAACCGGCCAGATAGCTGGCCACTTTAACCGCTTGCTGCAGCGCTTCGAGGTGGAAGACGAGGCCCAGCGACACAGGATCAGCGGGATTTCTGCCACCCTCGACCAGCTCAGACGCCAAATCGCCGACATGGCCAACAGTGCCGAGGCCACGGGTGAGATTGTCACCCAGGCGCGGGAACGCACGGAAGAATTAAGAATGCTGGCCAGTGAGGTCAGCGACAATTCCACCCGTGTGGCCAGCGACGCCAATACCACGGTGGAACGCATGACGCAAAGTCAGGCAGGTGCGGAAGAAATGCTGAGCGCCATCAAGGAAACCCGTGGCGCCGTTGAGGACTGTAATAGCTCGCTGCTGAGCCTGAATGGTTCCGTGAGTAAGGTCGCGGGCATCATAGATGTGATTGGAAATATCGCCGAACAAACCAACCTGCTGGCCCTCAACGCCGCCATCGAGGCTGCCAGAGCCGGAGAACAGGGACGCGGTTTTGCCGTGGTGGCCGATGAGGTACGCAGCCTGTCTCAGCGCACGCAGGTTTCGCTCAAGGAAATCCAGAATATTCTGGGTGAACTCAAGGGCGCCAGCGATCAATTGGCACTGAGGGTGGATGGCATAGACTCAGCCACGGGCACCCAGCAACAAAAAGCCAGCCAGCTGTGGGAAGCGGCCGAGGCCGTGCGTGAACATGCAGGAGTGATGGCGGGCACCGCAGAGGAGGGGCTGAACAATGCCAGAGCCCAAATGCGCTGCCTGGAAGCCTTTAACGATGCCATGACGGCGCTGTTGACCCAATCCAGTCAGGCTGTCAATGAGAGCCAGGCCATCGCCGCCGAAGTTGCCACTCAGGTTTCCGCCATCGAAGACGCCCTGAGTGGCAAAGCACAGGCTTAATAAAGACCCGGCTTAGCCGGGTCTGCAATCTCAGAGCGCCGCCAACACTACTTCGGCCTTGCTCACCTCGAAGGCTTTGGGCGCTTCAACGTTCAGCAGGGTTACCACGCCATTATCTACCACCATGGCGTAGCGCTGTGAACGTACGCCGCCGAATGCCCCGGTGTCCATGGTCAGGCCCAATGCCTGGGTAAACTGACCATCGCCGTCGGCCAGCATCTTAATCTCAGCGGCATTCTGGGCATCACCCCAGGCCTTCATTACAAAGGCATCGTTCACGGAAATGCAGGCGATAAAGTCGACACCCTTGGCCTTTATCTCGTCGGCCAGCACCACGTAACCGGGCAGGTGAGCCGCAGAGCAGGTAGGGGTGAAAGCGCCGGGAACGGCAAATACTACGGCTTTTTTGCCGGCAAACAGGCTTTGTACATCATGGTTCACCATGCCATCGGCGGTGAGCTCGGCCAGTTGGCCCGCAGGCAGAAATTGACCTGTAGTGATCATAATAAGCTCCAGAGAGGGATTGTTTTCGTCATGCTACTCCCTTTAAGGCATGACAAACACCGAGAAAAAGCAGGGGCAAAAAACACAAACGGCACCCTGTGGCGCCGTTTGTTACTGAGTTGACCTGCAGGGTCATTATTCTCCCTGTTCAGGAGACTTGTTCCCGGCCTGATTACAGGCATAGGGGTCAACACATGTTGCCGTTTCTGGCTCGCTGCGATAAGCCGACAAGCTCTTGGCATCACCCACCTGCTGGGCAACAGCCTGGCGAAGCAGAGGCTGCATGCCTTCAAGGTTAGTGTCCTGCAGTGTGCCGTTGATATCCTGATAAGTAAGCCAGGCGGCATACGCGAGAATGGCATAGCAAATCTGCCGTTTCATGACAATATCCTTCAATTATTCCGATCTGTTACTCAGGAATAGATTCAGCTCTATTCACGGCGAATTTTGTTCAAAAAAATCAGTACTTTCAATAGCAGTTTTTTTGACCAGTCAAAAATATGGCGAAATAAATTGCGCGCAATATATTAATGGCTTCTTATACAACCAGTTACAAAATCAGATACGTTAAAGAGCACAAAAAATTTTTTTATATTTTTTTTCAGGCATGCTATTCCTGTTGGTTGTTAAAGCAGCACTAACGCCCATAGCAAGCGGGATAGCGCCATAGTAGCGACGGCTTATTTACTCAGAAAAAAGGAAACAAGATGACACCGGAGCAATTGGTGCAAGGGCAGCTGGACGCCTATAACGCCCATGACCTGGACGCCTTTTTACGCTTTTTCAGTGACAAGGTGGCCGTTATCCGTCCACCCGCGTCCAAGCCTGTATTGCAGGGTAAGGCCGAATTTGCTGAGTTTTATCGAAAAGAACGCTTTTGTGTACCCACACTCCATGCCGAAGTCAGCAATCGCATGGTGCTGGGAAATAAAGTGATAGACCATGAGCACATCACAGGGTTAGGCCCCGATGCGTTTGAAGTGGCCGTGGTGTATGAAATTCGAGACGGTCTTATCCAAACCCTGTGGAGCTTTGGCGCAGACAAAATTCAGGGAATCCCCGGCAATGACTGATTTCAGGGTTACCAGCGCACTGTCTGACATGAACATGTCCGTCATCCACGGTTTTTTGCAACATTCCTATTGGGCAAAAGGGATCCCGGAAGCCACATTACGCCGCGCCCTTGAAAACAGTCTCTGTTTCGGGCTCTTCTGCGGAAACGACCAAATCGGCTTTGCGCGTATGATCACCGATAAGGCGACCTTCGCGTATCTGGCCGATGTCTTTGTGCTGGAAAGCCACCGCGGACAAGGTGGCTCCAAAGTACTGATGCAGGCCGTAATGGCGCACCCGGAACTCGCCGGGCTGAGACGTATGATGCTGGCCACCAGCGATGCCCATGGTCTGTATCGTCAGTTTGGTTTTACCGACCTGGGCAACCCGGGGATCATGATGGAGATACACCGCCCGAACGTATACCAGCCCTGATACGCTCAACTTCATGGCGGATTTCGGCCACGTATTTGTCGTCGTAGTCCAAACGTTCAAATTCTTCGAGGCAGGCCAGGTACATCTCCAGCCTGCGCTCTGCGGTCAATGTCGGTAAAAAAAGAAAATCCATTTTCTACATCACATCCATGTGATCACTCGGCATAGGTTGAAGTCTGCAGTTTAGAGCAAAATCTCCACTTTCAGTGGATCCGCTCGCTTTGGCAGCGAGAGGCACCTGCTTAGCAAAGCCATAACTTACAATGTGTTAGCCAAATAACGTCAGCGGTCCCCTTACCCGGGTGGCAAATATCGCACAGTAATTGGCGCAGGGGCTTACGCCGAGAGAGGCTTCACACTACAACGCATTGATTTTAATAAAATTACAATATACCGACCGGTTAAAAGCCAAGGACATCCCATGCTCACAGCCCCCCAACTTAAGACGACGCGCCTGGCACTGCGCCCACTGTCCCAACAAGACCTGCCTGCGTTCACCCTCTACCGCCAACAGCCAGAGGTAGCCCGCTATCAAGGCTGGTCAGATTACGACATGGGCAAGGCAGAAGCCCTGCTGAACGCACAGCTGGGCGGTACATTCGGCACAGCCGATTCCTGGTTTCAGATGGCCATTGTCGACAAAGACACCGATGCGCTACTGGGCGACCTGGCGCTGCATTTTATCGACGAGAACCAGCTGGAAATCGGCTTTACCCTGGCTCCCCAACATCAGGGCCAAGGCCTGGCAAAGGAAGCCGTCACCTGTCTGCTGGATTGGTATCTGCTGCAAAGTGCGGGGCACAGGGTGACGGCAATCTGTGATACAGAGAACCTGGCCAGCTGGCGACTACTGGAAGCCCTGGGCTTCAGGCGAGAAGCCCACTGGGTGGAGAATATCTTCTTTAAAGGGGCCTGGGGCTCAGAGTATCAATATGCCCTGCTAGCCCGGGAGTGGCGCTCCCGGCCTGTTGGCATCCTCTGAGGCCAAAGCGCGACCCAGATCAGGAAACGGTACGCCAATCCGCCGAGTCATTCACGCCCCGCTTTGCAGCCCAGCCAAGGACGGTTACCATCAATGCAAGACAGTTTCCGGAACCTTGCCATGGCCAATGTTTTACTGGTAGCCAACCTCAATTGTGACCGCATCTTGTTGCTGGACAAACCCCTGACCAGCGGCGGGCGCTTTCATTACCATGATGGCGGTCAACGCCTGGGAGGCGGTGGCGCCAATACCGGTCTGGGATTGGTATGGGCCGGACACAGGGTCGCCCTGGTCAGTCAGGTCGGCAGAGATAAGGTGGGCGACTGGCTGCTCGCCGAAACCAGCACTGCGGGTATCGATTGCCACCTCATTTCGCGCCGCCCCGGCAATACCTGTGAGATGTTGCTGATGATGACTCCCAATGGTGACCGCACCATCATACGACCCCAGAGACCCGTCTTCGAGTTGCCGGCGCCGCCCCGTTGGCAGCGCTGGGATGTACTCTATATCAACTCGTCCGCCGAAGGCGCCGTCAGCTGGGCCAAAACGGCGCTGGAACATTGTCTGGTGGTTGGGCAACTGGCCAAGGACGAGCGTCAGCGTCCCTGTCATATCCTCATCACCTCGGCATCGGATCTCGCCGGCAGAGCCTCTGGCGACCTGTGGCAGTACGCCAAAGGCATTGCCGGTGACAGCCTGCAGCATTTTATCGTGACCGATGGCGCCAAAGGGGCCCGTGCCTACAGCGAAGCCGGAACCCTGCATGTACCGGCCAGGCCCGCGAATGTGGTTGATACCACGGGGGCGGGTGATGTGTATGCCGCGGGGCTTATTCATGGTTTGGTGTCGGCTCTTACCCTGAAACAGGCCATGGAAGAAGCCGCCATTTGGGCAGCGATTGCTGTGGAAAGTGAAAGCTCTACCCCCGGTGAAGCACTTAAAGATCATCTGGCGGAAAAAGAGGCAGAATGTCATACAACTGCAACCAAGGCGCCCTAGTATAAGCCCCGTGAGATGCATGATTTTGGGTTTGCGCTCCTGAACTTCCCATTTGTCAGTTGTTTGCTCGTTATGTCGCCCCGTCCCCCGAACGGGGCTTTTTTTTTGCGCAAAGTTTGGCCTCTGCCCCAGTGGTGTTTTAGGATTTCCAAAACAGCATGCTCAAGCCTGCCGCCGACACTGAGGAACCCATGCCCTCCGAACTCTGCCTTGCCCTGACCCCAAGATTGGGACTACGCCGCTTCACAGTGGACGATGCGACGGATTTTTACACCCTGAACCGGGATGCAGAAGTACTCAAATACACCGGGGACTTACCCTTTGAGAGCCCAACAGCGGCCCGGGACTTTATCCTGGGGTACCAACATTACCACGACCATGGATTTGGCCGTTGGGCCATTCAGCTTCACTCGGGTGAGTTCATCGGTTTCTGTGGTTTGAAGCGACATGGGGACGCCAGTGTCGACCTGGGTTTCAGATTAATGCGCCCCTTTTGGGGCCAGGGCCTGGCCGCCGAAGCGGCCAGAGCCGCCATGGTGCTGGCCATCGATAAGTACGGCCTGACTGAGCTGATAGCCCGCGCCATGGCAGGTAACGGCGCCAGCATCGCCCTGCTGGGCAAACTCGGCTTCACCCCAAAAGCCGGATTGGATACCCCACCCTGGCTGGGCTTTGCCGCCAATCTGACCCGGGGAGCCCTGGTGGATGACTTGGCGTTGTGGCGCGCCGCTGTTACTCTGACGCCCTAGTCAGGGATTAGGGTAACAGCACAGGGGAGCGCCTCATTGTCCGCTACATTCATCACCAAATCAGCCCTCTATCACGGTACAGACAGCAGTCAACTCGGCCAGGTATCCAGCGGTATCGCACACAAACAGCGCGCAGCAGTACTGCAAGTCACAGCACAGGGCATTGTGGGCGATGCCCAGGTGGATACCCGCCACCATGGCGGACCTGACAGGGCGGTGCATCATTTTCCCCGGGAACATTACGGCGAGTATCGCCGACGGGATATGTTCCGGGGTTTTGTGGATGCCCCGGCAATGGGTGAAAACATCAGTACCGTTGGCCTGACGGAAGAAACACTGCACATTGGTGACATTCTCAGCTTTGGCAGCACAGTACTGCAGGTGACTCAGCCACGCTCTCCCTGTTTTAAGCTGGATTTACGCTTCGCCTACCCCGGCTTTGCGCTGGTGATGCAAACGCTGGGTAAAAGTGGCTGGTTCTACCGTGTGCTGACGCCCGGTGAAATCACTGAAACCGATACTCTGCAGCTGAAAGAACGCCTGTCTGACATCAGTGTGGCAGATGCCATGCAGTGTTATTTTTCGGCTGAGTTTCACGAAACGGGTTATCGGCGATTGCTGGCATGCCCGGGCCTAGCCCAAAGCTGGCGCAACAGCCTGGAAAAGCGCCTTGCCAGCGGCAAAATTGAAGACTGGCGCCCGCGCTTGATGGGTCCGGGGCAATAACACTGGCCCAGATTCAACGAACAAGCTACAGGCCTATGCCCGTATTCTCGGCAGGCTTTAACACTGTCTTTCAAAACAAAAAGCCCGGCAATGCCGGGCTTATTTACATCCAGATGAGACATTAATCCACGTAAGTGGTGTCCCAGTCGCCATAGTTGGCATCACCGGCATAAATGGTCAGCGGCAGATCGCCAAACACACCACGGATGCTCTCGGCTACGGTGTTAGCCACCTCGGCCACACTGCCCTGACCAGAGAAGAAACTCACAGACACATGGTAGCGGTCGTTGTAATAGGCAATCAGCAGATCCCAACCGTTTTCGATTTCCTGATTGGCCAGGGCTTCATCCAGCGCTTCGAACTTGTCTTCATCAGCCTGAAAGCGAAATTCGATACAGGTTTCAGCCCAGGGACCCAGCGCCAGCTTCTTCAGGTGACGAGCCTTGTGGTGGGATTTAACTTGTGGCCTTTCCAGCTCCGGGACGGCGATTACTGACATGGTATTTCCTCTGATTTAGTGCCGCGACAGGGCACCGATAATTGCAGTAGACCCGGGCAGGTTACGCCACTCTGGCCCGGGTCGCAAGCGCTTGTGTCCGGCGCTGCGAGCCCGGCCCAGCGATGATTTACACCTTAAAGCGAGCCACCAGCTGATCGAGGCGAGTGGCAAGGGCATTGAGATCTTTACTGGCTCGGGCAGCTGCCTGAGCCGTTGCTGCGGTGCGCTGGGTGATGTCGTTAATCTCAGTCACATTGCGGTTGATATCTTCCACTACGGTCGATTGCTCTTCGGTTGCGGCAGCCACCTGAATATTCATGTCGCTGATAAGTCCAATCTGATCGGAAATGCCACTCAGGGTATTGCTGGCTTCATCAACCGCCGACACCCCTTCCTGGGAGCGGCTGCGGCTCTGGGACATGGCATTGACCGCCCTGGCCGATTCGGATTGCAGCTTATCTATCATTACCTGCACCTCATCGGTGGAGGCCGCAGTGCGGGATGCCAGATTACGCACCTCGTCGGCCACAACGGCAAATCCACGGCCGGCTTCCCCGGCGCGGGCAGCCTCGATGGCGGCATTGAGCGCCAGCAGGTTGGTTTGCTCTGAAATCGCGCGGATCACGTCCAGAATACTGCCGATGGACTTGGTATGGGTGGCCAGGGACTCAATCACCTCACCCACCTGAGACACATCTTTGGAAAGCTGATTGATGGTATCCCGCGCCTGGGTCACCACCTTCTGACCCGAGCCAGAGGCCCGGTCGGCGTCCTTGGCGGCTTCGGCAGCCTGGGCTGCGTTGGCGGCAATCTCGTTCACTGTGGCGCCCATCTCGTTGATGGCGGTCACCACCTGCATGGTGCGGTCTTTCTGATCCTGGCTGTCTTCCAATGTTTGCTGTGCCTGGCGTGACACATCAATGGCCGACTTGCCAAGCTGCTCGCTGGTTTGGGCCACTTCAATCACAGAGTCCTGGATTTTGCTGATAAAGCTGTTAAAGCCGCTGGCAAGTTGCGCCAATTCATCTTCACCCTGCACCGGCAAACGCTGGCGTAAGTCCCCTTCACCCTCACCTATATCACGGAACATACGTGCAACGGCGGCGATAGGCTTACTGACACTGGAAGCGACAAAACCAGACAACACCACAAAAGCGAGTGCAATCAACAAAGTAGAAAATAGAATTTTCAGCGCGGCGTCATCCAGCAGGGCGAACACTTCAGCCTCTGGCACCTGAGCGACCAAGTACCAATCGATGGAGGGTAAATAGCTACTGGCCACCATCATGGGCTGACCGTCCACTTCCACCTCCATGTAGTTGAAATCGGCCCTGGACAACAAGCTGCCGCTTTTACCATACAAGGAGTTGAGCGTGGCCTTACGAATTTTGCCGGGATCTGAGTGCAGTTGCACTTCACCCTTCGCATCGACCAGATAGACAAAGCCGGATTCTTCCAGCTTAAAAGACTTGAGCCGCTGCACCATGGCATCCAGCGACTTGGCCAGTCCCGCAAGGCCGCGACCATTGAGCTGCTGATAGTTGATAAACAGCTTCACTTCACCGTTGGCTTCGGTAAACACATTCAGGCTTTGCTGCACACCGCTGCTGCGATAATCGAAAAACCAGCCGTCCTGTTCCGGGGTCAGTACCCGCAAGAAGCCACCCTGGGTGTAGTAAGCACCGGTTTCGCGGTCGGCATAGGAAGCCTGTGCCAGCTGGTACTGACTGGCCACATCCTGCAACTGGGCAACCACTCTGGACTCGTCTTCTGCAGGACGCCCCTGCTCAAGCCATTTGCCTAACATGCGGCTATCAGCCAGCTGCTTTGCAGCGTTTAGCAGGCTTACCATGTCTTTTTCAAGCTCGTTGCGGATACTCAGCATTTTGGCCGGCATTTCTGAGCCCAGCATCCGCTGCTCTACCACGTCTCTGGCGCTGTGCTGCCCCAATAGCCCCACCGCGACGGTGGAAAGGATCACCGCCAGCGAGACAGTAAGCAAAATCTTTTGTTTGATGGTAAGCATGTTTAAGTTCATTGCCTTATTCTTCCTGAAGCTGAGGAAATAGGGATAAATACTCACTATGCAGTATTGACCCTAATAAGCGTTTTTTCCGCTTGGCTCAGAAATAATGCATAAAAAGTAATAACGCCGCCCATTGCGGTGACAAGGGGGCTAACAGTGGGCACTGAAGAAAAAATGAGCTTATGATTTTTAGGCGGCGAATTATGGCGAAAGATTGGGCAATTCGCAATTACCTGATATAAAAAAGCCGGAGAATTTCTTCTCCGGCCAATGAGTTGCTTACAACCACCCTTACATGTTGGGATAGTTGGGGCCACCGGCGCCTTCTGGGGTTACCCAGGTAATATTCTGGCTGGGGTCCTTGATGTCACAGGTCTTGCAGTGGATACAATTCTGACCATTGATGACAAACTTCTTTTCACCCGCTTCTTCGACCACTTCATACACACCGGCTGGACAGTATCGCTGCGCCGGCTCATCAAACTTTGGCAGGTTAACTGCCAGCGGTACGGCGGCATCCTTGAGGCGCAGATGGCAGGGCTGGTCTTCCTCATGGAAGGTGTTGGACAAATAAACAGAAGAAAGCTTGTCGAAGCTCAGTTTACCGTCTGCCTTGGGATAATCGATTTTGGGGAAATCGCTCGCCAGACCCATTTGGGCGTAGTCTGCTTTGTTGTCACGCAGGGTGATGGGTAGCTTGCCGCCGAAAATATTCTGGTCGATAAAGTTGAAAGCGCCGCCCAGGAAGGTACCGAACTTGTGCATGGCCGGACCAAAGTTACGGGAGCGGTGCAGCTC
This sequence is a window from Shewanella zhangzhouensis. Protein-coding genes within it:
- a CDS encoding MOSC domain-containing protein, yielding MSATFITKSALYHGTDSSQLGQVSSGIAHKQRAAVLQVTAQGIVGDAQVDTRHHGGPDRAVHHFPREHYGEYRRRDMFRGFVDAPAMGENISTVGLTEETLHIGDILSFGSTVLQVTQPRSPCFKLDLRFAYPGFALVMQTLGKSGWFYRVLTPGEITETDTLQLKERLSDISVADAMQCYFSAEFHETGYRRLLACPGLAQSWRNSLEKRLASGKIEDWRPRLMGPGQ
- a CDS encoding PfkB family carbohydrate kinase; amino-acid sequence: MANVLLVANLNCDRILLLDKPLTSGGRFHYHDGGQRLGGGGANTGLGLVWAGHRVALVSQVGRDKVGDWLLAETSTAGIDCHLISRRPGNTCEMLLMMTPNGDRTIIRPQRPVFELPAPPRWQRWDVLYINSSAEGAVSWAKTALEHCLVVGQLAKDERQRPCHILITSASDLAGRASGDLWQYAKGIAGDSLQHFIVTDGAKGARAYSEAGTLHVPARPANVVDTTGAGDVYAAGLIHGLVSALTLKQAMEEAAIWAAIAVESESSTPGEALKDHLAEKEAECHTTATKAP
- a CDS encoding GNAT family N-acetyltransferase; this translates as MLKPAADTEEPMPSELCLALTPRLGLRRFTVDDATDFYTLNRDAEVLKYTGDLPFESPTAARDFILGYQHYHDHGFGRWAIQLHSGEFIGFCGLKRHGDASVDLGFRLMRPFWGQGLAAEAARAAMVLAIDKYGLTELIARAMAGNGASIALLGKLGFTPKAGLDTPPWLGFAANLTRGALVDDLALWRAAVTLTP
- a CDS encoding GNAT family N-acetyltransferase, with translation MLTAPQLKTTRLALRPLSQQDLPAFTLYRQQPEVARYQGWSDYDMGKAEALLNAQLGGTFGTADSWFQMAIVDKDTDALLGDLALHFIDENQLEIGFTLAPQHQGQGLAKEAVTCLLDWYLLQSAGHRVTAICDTENLASWRLLEALGFRREAHWVENIFFKGAWGSEYQYALLAREWRSRPVGIL
- a CDS encoding methyl-accepting chemotaxis protein; protein product: MNLNMLTIKQKILLTVSLAVILSTVAVGLLGQHSARDVVEQRMLGSEMPAKMLSIRNELEKDMVSLLNAAKQLADSRMLGKWLEQGRPAEDESRVVAQLQDVASQYQLAQASYADRETGAYYTQGGFLRVLTPEQDGWFFDYRSSGVQQSLNVFTEANGEVKLFINYQQLNGRGLAGLAKSLDAMVQRLKSFKLEESGFVYLVDAKGEVQLHSDPGKIRKATLNSLYGKSGSLLSRADFNYMEVEVDGQPMMVASSYLPSIDWYLVAQVPEAEVFALLDDAALKILFSTLLIALAFVVLSGFVASSVSKPIAAVARMFRDIGEGEGDLRQRLPVQGEDELAQLASGFNSFISKIQDSVIEVAQTSEQLGKSAIDVSRQAQQTLEDSQDQKDRTMQVVTAINEMGATVNEIAANAAQAAEAAKDADRASGSGQKVVTQARDTINQLSKDVSQVGEVIESLATHTKSIGSILDVIRAISEQTNLLALNAAIEAARAGEAGRGFAVVADEVRNLASRTAASTDEVQVMIDKLQSESARAVNAMSQSRSRSQEGVSAVDEASNTLSGISDQIGLISDMNIQVAAATEEQSTVVEDINRNVTEINDITQRTAATAQAAARASKDLNALATRLDQLVARFKV